One Engystomops pustulosus chromosome 7, aEngPut4.maternal, whole genome shotgun sequence DNA window includes the following coding sequences:
- the CNOT1 gene encoding CCR4-NOT transcription complex subunit 1 encodes MNLDSLSLALSQISYLVDNLTKKNYRASQLEIQHIVNRHGPEADRHLLRCLFSHVDFSGDGKSSGKDFHQTQFLIQECATLITKPNFISTLAYAIDNPLHYQKSLKPSPHLFAQLSKVLKLSKVQEVIFGLALLNSSSSDLQGFAAQFVKQKLPDLLRSYVDVDVGGSQEGGFQDIAIEVLHLLLSNLLFGQKGAFGVGQEQIVAFLKTLRRDFPQERCPVVLAPLLYPEKRDILMDRILSDSGGITKTMMDSSLADFMQEVGYSFCASVEECRNIIVQFGVREVTAVQVARVLGMMARTHSGLTDGISLQSISSPGSGIWSDGKDKNDSTQAHSWNVEVFIDVVKELNPSLNFKDVIYELDNPMFLIRDSKGLQTVVYGIQRGLGMDVFPVDLIYRAWKHAEGQLSFIQYSLMNPDIFCFADYPCHAVATDILKAPPEDDNREIATWKSLELIESLLRLAEVGLYEQVKQLFSYPIKHCPDMLVLALLQINPSWNTLRHELISTLMPIFLGNHPNSAIILHYAWHGQGQSPSIRQLIMHAMAEWYMRGEQYDQARLSRILDVAQDLKALSMLLNATPFAFVIDLAALASRREYLKLDKWLTDKIREHGEPFVQACMTFLKRRCPSILGGIAPEKDQPKSAQLPPETLATMLACLQACAGSVSQELSETILTMVANCSNVVNKARQPPPGVMPKGRPPSTSSLDAISPVQIDPLAAMASLTIGGSAAPHTQSLPAFPPNLGSAFSTPQSPAKAFPPLTTPNQSTPFSGLGGLSSQLPGGLGTGSLSGMGTGGLGLAAVNNDPFGQRKLSTSGLNQPTFQQTDLSQVWPEANQHFTKEIDDEANSYFQRIYNQPPHPTMSVDEVLEMLQRFKDSNIKREREVFNCMLRNLFEEYRFFPQYPDKELHITACLFGGIIEKGLVTYMALGLALRYVLEALRKPYGSKMYFFGIAALDRFKNRLKDYPQYCQHLASISHFIQFPHHLQEYIEYGQQSRDPPVKMQGSITTPGSIALSQAQAQAQAQVPAKAPLPGPVSTNAVTTSTTTTSAKTITITRPTGVSFKKDVPPSINTTNIDTLLVATDQTERIVEPPENVQEKIAFIFNNLSQSNMTQKVEELKETVKDEFMPWVSQYLVMKRVSIELNFHSLYSNFLDALKNLEFNKMVLAETYRNIKVLLTSDKAAANFSDRSLLKNLGHWLGMITLAKNKPILHTDLDVKSLLLEAYVKGQQELLYVVPFVAKVLESSVRSVVFRPPNPWTMAIMNVLAELHQEHDLKLNLKFEIEVLCKNLAIDINDLKPGNLLKDKDRLKSLDEQLSAPKKDVKQPEELPPITNANEYAIRTAGKLWASVEKQESDAVFTATATAPPPSATCTATAPPQPQYSYHDIHVYSLAGLAPHITLNPTIPLFQAHPQLKQCVRQAIERAVQELVHPVVDRSIKIAMTTCEQIVRKDFALDSEESRMRVAAHHMMRNLTAGMAMITCREPLLMSIATNLKNSFATAMRAASPHQREMMEQAAAQLAQDNCELACCFIQKTAVEKAGPEMDKRLATEFELRKHARQEGRRYCDPVVLTYQAERMPEQIRLKVGGVDPKQLAVYEEFARNVPGFLPTNDLTQPTGFLAQPMKQQAWATDDVAQIYDKCITELEQHLHAIPPALAMNPQAQALRSLLEAVALARNSRDAIAALGLLQKAVEGLLDATSGADADLLLRYRECHLLVLKALQDGRAYGSPWCNKQITRCLIECRDEYKYNVEAVELLIRNHLVNMQQYDVHLAQSMENGLNYMAVAFAMQLVKILLVDERSVSHVTEAEFFHTIETLMRINAHSRGNAPEGLPQLMDVLRSNFEAMIERAQGGPNFMMHSGISQASEYDDPPGLREKAEYLLREWVNLYHSAAAGRDSTKAFSAFVGQMHQQGILKTDDLITRFFRLCTEMCVEISYRAQAEQQHNPAANPTMIRAKCYHNLDAFVRLIALLVKHSGEATNTVTKINLLNKVLGIVVGVLLQDHEVRQSEFQQLPYHRIFIMLLLELNAPEHVLETINFQTLTAFCNTFHILRPTKAAGFVYAWLELISHRIFIARMLAHTPQQKGWPMYAQLLIDLFKYLAPFLRNVELTKPMQILYKGTLRVLLVLLHDFPEFLCDYHYGFCDVIPPNCIQLRNLILSAFPRNMRLPDPFTPNLKVDMLSEINIAPRILTNFTGVMPPQFKKDLDSYLKTRSPVTFLSELRSNLQVSNEPGNRYSIQLINALVLYVGTQAIAHIHNKGSTPSMSTITHSAHMDIFQNLAVDLDTEGRYLFLNAIANQLRYPNSHTHYFSCTMLYLFAEANTEAIQEQITRVLLERLIVNRPHPWGLLITFIELIKNPAFKFWNHDFVHCAPEIEKLFQSVAQCCMGQKQAQQVMEGTGAS; translated from the exons ATGAATCTTGACTCGCTTTCGCTGGCCTTGTCTCAAATCAGCTACCTGGTGGACAACCTAACAAAGAAGAACTACCGTGCTAGCCAGCTGGAAATACAACAT ATTGTGAATCGGCACGGCCCAGAGGCAGACAGGCATCTGTTACGCTGTCTATTCTCTCATGTGGATTTCAGTGGCGATGGTAAAAGCAGCGGCAAAGATTTTCATCAG ACACAGTTTCTGATTCAGGAGTGTGCTACACTAATAACCAAACCGAATTTCATCTCCACTCTTGCATACGCCATTGACAACCCTTTGCACTATCAGAAG AGTCTGAAGCCATCTCCCCATCTTTTTGCCCAACTGAGTAAAGTTCTAAAGCTAAGCAAAGTCCAAGAA GTCATCTTTGGCTTGGCCCTTCTCAACTCATCCAGCTCTGACCTGCAAGGTTTTG CTGCTCAGTTTGTGAAGCAGAAACTCCCTGATCTACTACGCTCTTACGTAGACGtggacgttggtggaagccaagaAGGTGGATTCCAAGATATCGCCATAGAGGTcctgcacctcctcctctccaatcTCCTTTTCGGCCAGAAGGGCGCCTTCGGGGTCGGACAGGAGCAGATTGTAGCTTTCCTCAAGACTCTCCGCAGAG ATTTTCCCCAGGAGCGCTGTCCTGTGGTGCTTGCACCACTCCTCTACCCTGAAAAACGGGATATCCTGATGGACCGGATTCTTTCTGATTCTGGGGGGATTACAAAAACAATGATGGACAGTTCCCTGGCAGACTTCATGCAGGAAGTTGGCTACAGCTTTTGTGCCAG TGTGGAGGAATGCCGCAATATCATTGTTCAGTTTGGCGTTCGAGAAGTAACTGCTGTGCAGGTTGCTCGAGTGCTAGGAATGATGGCCCGGACCCATTCAGGCCTGACTGATGGAATCTCCCTGCAG TCGATATCCTCTCCTGGCAGTGGAATCTGGAGTGATGGTAAAGACAAAAATGACAGCACACAGGCCCACAGCTGGAACGTAGAAGTCTTCATAGATGTTGTAAAAGAACTG AATCCAAGCTTGAACTTTAAAGACGTCATATATGAGCTTGACAATCCAATGTTCCTAATTCGTGACAGCAAAGGTCTTCAGACTGTGGTGTATGGCATCCAGAGGGGCCTTGGTATGGATGTGTTTCCTGTTGATCTGATATACAGAGCTTGGAAGCATGCAGAGGGGCAG ctctccTTTATCCAGTATTCTTTAATGAATCCAGATATTTTCTGCTTTGCGGATTACCCCTGTCATGCTGTGGCCACTGATATCCTAAAGGCCCCACCTGAGGATGACAATCGTGAGATTGCAACATG GAAAAGTCTGGAGCTCATAGAGTCCCTACTTCGGCTGGCTGAGGTGGGACTGTATGAACAAGTCAAGCAGCTCTTCAGCTATCCTATCAAACACTGTCCCGACATGCTGGTGCTTGCGTTGCTTCAGATCAACCCCTCATGGAATACTCTGCGCCATGAGCTCATCTCCACTCTGATGCCAATATTTCTTGGTAACCATCCCAACTCTGCGATCATTTTGCACTATGCATGGCATGGTCAG GGTCAGTCTCCCTCCATCCGGCAGCTGATCATGCATGCCATGGCAGAGTGGTACATGCGTGGTGAACAGTATGATCAGGCTCGGCTTTCTCGTATACTTGATGTGGCCCAAGACTTAAAG gccttgtCGATGCTGCTGAATGCTACTCCATTTGCCTTTGTTATTGACCTTGCTGCACTCGCCTCCCGACGTGAATACCTCAAACTGGACAAATGGTTGACTGACAAAATCCGGGAGCATGGG GAGCCTTTTGTCCAGGCCTGTATGACATTTCTCAAACGACGCTGTCCTTCCATACTTGGTGGCATTGCTCCAGAAAAAGACCAGCCGAAGAGTGCCCAACTTCCACCAGAAACTCTGGCAACCATGCTGGCGTGTCTTCAAGCCTGTGCTGG GAGTGTATCTCAGGAGCTGTCTGAAACTATTCTTACCATGGTTGCCAACTGTAGTAATGTTGTGAACAAGGCTCGGCAGCCACCTCCAGGGGTGATGCCTAAAGGTCGCCCACCCAGCACCAGTAGCTTGGATGCAATTTCTCCTGTACAG ATTGATCCTCTTGCTGCAATGGCCTCGCTCACCATTGGTGGTTCTGCTGCTCCTCACACACAGAGTTTACCTGCTTTTCCCCCCAACCTGGGCTCTGCCTTCAGCACCCCTCAGTCACCAGCAAAGGCTTTTCCACCACTGACTACTCCAAACCAATCTACACCTTTCAGTGGTCTTGGGGGCCTTTCCTCCCAGCTTCCAG gAGGTCTTGGTACAGGCAGTCTTTCTGGGATGGGTACAGGAGGTTTAGGACTTGCTGCTGTAAATAATGACCCATTTGGGCAAAGAAAACTCAGCACTTCTGGACTCAATCAGCCGACATTCCAGCAGA CCGATCTGTCTCAGGTGTGGCCAGAGGCGAATCAGCACTTTACTAAAGAGATTGATGACGAGGCAAATAGCTACTTTCAACGAATTTACAATCAACCGCCTCACCCAACTATGTCTGTGGATGAG gtgcTGGAAATGCTGCAGAGGTTCAAGGATTCCAATATCAAACGAGAGCGAGAAGTCTTTAATTGCATGCTCAGAAACCTGTTTGAAGAATATCGCTTCTTCCCCCAGTACCCGGACAAGGAGCTTCATATAACTGCCTGCTTGTTTGGTGGCATTATAGAAAAAGGACTTGTCACGTACATGGCTCTGGGATTGGCACTGCGCTATGTACTAGAAGCTCTCCGTAAACCTTATGGGTCCAAAATGTACTTCTTTGGCATTGCTGCACTAGATAGGTTTAAAAACAG atTGAAAGATTACCCCCAGTATTGTCAGCACTTGGCTTCAATTAGTCACTTTATCCAATTCCCTCATCACCTGCAGGAG TACATAGAGTATGGTCAGCAGTCTCGGGATCCCCCAGTAAAAATGCAGGGTTCCATCACCACCCCCGGAAGCATTGCACTTTCTCAGGCTCAGGCACAGGCCCAGGCCCAAGTCCCAGCCAAAGCTCCACTTCCTGGTCCAGTGAGCACAAATGCAGTCACCACCTCTACCACCACAACTTCAGCTAAAACCATCACAATAACCAGACCCACTGGAGTCAGCTTTAAGAAGGATGTGCCG CCGTCCATCAACACTACCAACATAGACACTCTACTTGTGGCTACCGACCAGACTGAGAGGATTGTGGAGCCACCAGAGAATGTGCAAGAAAAGATAGCCTTCATTTTTAACAACCTGTCCCAGTCAAACATGACTCAGAAG GTGGAAGAGCTGAAGGAGACTGTGAAAGATGAATTCATGCCCTGGGTGTCTCAGTATTTAGTAATGAAAAGAGTCAGCATTGAACTAAACTTCCACAGCCTATACTCTAACTTTTTGGATGCCCTGAAAAACCTAGAGTTCAACAAAATGGTTCTTGCCGAGACATACAGGAATATAAAG GTGCTTCTGACATCTGACAAAGCTGCTGCCAACTTCTCTGACCGCTCTCTGTTGAAGAACCTGGGCCACTGGCTGGGCATGATCACTCTGGCAAAGAACAAGCCCATCCTGCACACA GACCTGGATGTGAAATCCTTGTTATTGGAAGCCTATGTAAAGGGACAACAGGAGCTTCTCTATGTTGTGCCTTTTGTTGCCAAAGTACTGGAGTCTAGTGTCCGGAGTGTG GTTTTTCGGCCCCCAAATCCATGGACTATGGCTATTATGAATGTACTGGCAGAGCTTCATCAAGAACATGACTTGAAG CTGAATCTCAAGTTTGAAATTGAAGTTCTCTGTAAAAACCTGGCAATAGACATAAATGACTTAAAGCCAGGAAACCTCTTGAAGGATAAGGATCGTCTTAAATCATTGGATGAACAACTTTCTGCCCCCAAGAAAGATGTTAAACAGCCAGAAGAGTTGCCTCCAATCACAAATGCCAATGAGTATGCTATCCGTACAGCTGGGAAATTGTGGGCATCGGTTGAGAAGCAGGAATCTGATGCTGTTTTCACAG CAACAGCCACAGCACCGCCGCCCAGTGCAACATGCACAGCCACTGCCCCACCTCAGCCACAGTACAGCTACCATGACATCCATGTCTATTCTCTTGCTGGCCTTGCTCCTCACATCACGCTCAATCCCACA ATTCCTCTCTTCCAGGCACATCCGCAACTTAAGCAGTGTGTACGCCAGGCAATAGAGCGTGCAGTGCAGGAGCTGGTGCACCCAGTTGTTGATAGATCTATCAAGATAGCAATGACCACTTGTGAACAGATTGTACGCAAGGATTTTGCGTTAGATTCTGAAGAGTCTCGAATGAGGGTGGCAGCTCATCACATGATGCGTAATCTTACTGCTGGCATGGCCATGATCACATGCAGAGAGCCTCTGCTCATGAGCATTGCAACCAATCTCAAGAACAGCTTTGCCACAGCTATGCGG gcagcctcccctcaccagcGGGAGATGATGGAACAGGCTGCAGCTCAGCTTGCTCAAGATAATTGTGAACTAGCTTGCTGCTTTATTCAGAAGACAGCAGTGGAGAAGGCTGGGCCAGAAATGGACAAAAGACTTGCCACA GAGTTTGAGTTAAGGAAGCATGCCCGGCAAGAAGGCCGCCGCTACTGTGATCCTGTTGTGCTGACATATCAAGCGGAGCGTATGCCAGAACAGATCCGATTGAAG gtCGGAGGAGTGGACCCCAAACAGCTGGCTGTTTATGAAGAGTTTGCTCGTAATGTTCCTGGCTTCCTACCCACGAATGATCTAACTCAGCCCACTGGATTCTTGGCTCAGCCTATGAAG CAACAAGCCTGGGCCACTGATGATGTTGCACAGATTTATGATAAGTGTATAACTGAACTGGAACAACATCTGCATGCAATTCCTCCAGCACTAGCAATGAACCCCCAGGCACAGGCTCTTCGCAGTTTACTGGAAGCTGTGGCCCTTGCTAGAAATTCTAGAGATGCCATTGCTGCATTGGGCCTCCTGCAGAAG GCTGTTGAAGGGCTCCTGGATGCCACAAGTGGAGCAGATGCTGATCTCCTCCTGCGATACAGAGAGTGTCATCTTCTTGTGCTGAAGGCACTTCAGGATGGACGGGCCTATGGTTCCCCTTGGTGCAATAAGCAGATTACTAG GTGTTTGATCGAGTGCCGAGATGAATACAAATATAATGTGGAGGCTGTTGAGCTACTGATTCGGAATCATCTAGTGAACATGCAGCAGTATGATGTCCATTTGGCTCAG TCAATGGAGAATGGACTGAATTACATGGCCGTGGCCTTTGCTATGCAGCTGGTAAAGATTTTGTTGGTGGATGAGCGCAGTGTGAGCCATGTTACAGAAGCTGAGTTTTTCCACACCATTGAAACTCTGATGCGCATCAATGCACACTCAAGAGGCAATGCTCCCGAAGG GCTTCCCCAACTGATGGATGTTTTGCGATCTAATTTTGAAGCCATGATTGAGCGGGCTCAGGGTGGGCCCAACTTCATGATGCATTCTGGCATCTCCCAAGCGTCCGAGTATGATGATCCTCCAGGCTTACGAGAGAAAGCTGAATATCTGTTAAGAGAATGGGTCAACCTTTACCACTCTGCAGCCGCTGGAAGGGACAGCACTAAGGCATTCTCTGCCTTTGTTGGACAg ATGCATCAGCAAGGAATCCTGAAGACTGATGACCTGATCACTCGCTTCTTCCGGTTGTGTACAGAGATGTGTGTGGAGATCAGTTATAGAGCACAGGCAGAGCAGCAGCACAACCCCGCTGCCAATCCCACAATGATTCGAGCAAAATGCTACCATAACTTGGATGCCTTTGTGAGACTAATTGCTCTTCTTGTCAAGCATTCTGGAGAGGCCACCAACACAGTGACTAAGATCAATCTTCTCAATAAa GTCCTGGGTATTGTTGTTGGGGTTCTCCTTCAAGACCACGAGGTTAGGCAAAGTGAGTTCCAGCAACTTCCGTATCATCGCATCTTCATAATGTTGCTACTTGAGCTGAATGCCCCAGAGCATGTACTTGAGACCATCAACTTCCAGACTCTGACTGCTTTCTG CAATACTTTCCACATCCTCCGGCCAACTAAAGCTGCAGGCTTTGTCTATGCCTGGCTGGAACTGATCTCCCATCGAATCTTCATTGCACGCATGTTGGCGCACACACCACAACAGAAG GGGTGGCCCATGTATGCCCAGCTGCTCATTGATCTCTTCAAGTATCTTGCTCCATTTCTACGAAATGTTGAACTCACCAAACCTATGCAAATTCTTTACAAG GGCACTCTTCGTGTGCTGCTTGTGTTGTTGCATGATTTCCCAGAGTTTCTCTGTGACTATCACTACGGCTTCTGTGACGTCATCCCACCCAACTGCATCCAGCTGAGGAACTTAATCCTGAGTGCCTTCCCACGCAACATGAGGCTTCCAGATCCCTTTACTCCCAATCTCAAG GTTGACATGCTAAGTGAGATTAACATTGCTCCCAGAATTCTCACCAACTTTACTGGCGTGATGCCCCCACAGTTCAAGAAAGATTTGGATTCTTATCTGAAGACACGTTCACCTGTTACCTTCCTTTCTGAGCTCCGCAGTAACCTACAG GTCTCCAATGAGCCTGGAAATCGCTACAGCATCCAGCTGATCAATGCACTGGTCCTTTATGTTGGCACTCAGGCAATAGCTCACATTCACAACAAAGGCAGCACACCCTCCATGAGCACCATCACACATTCTGCTCACATGGATATCTTCCAGAACCTGGCTGTGGACCTGGACACTGAAG GTCGCTACCTCTTCCTGAATGCCATTGCCAACCAGCTGCGATACCCCAACAGCCACACCCACTACTTCAGCTGCACTATGCTATACCTCTTTGCTGAAGCCAACACTGAGGCCATACAGGAGCAGATCACACG GGTCCTGCTGGAGCGACTGATTGTGAACAGACCTCATCCCTGGGGGCTCCTGATAACCTTCATTGAGCTGATTAAAAACCCTGCTTTTAAGTTCTGGAACCATGACTTTGTGCACTGTGCTCCTGAGATTGAGAA GTTGTTCCAGTCGGTAGCACAGTGTTGTATGGGTCAGAAGCAGGCTCAGCAGGTGATGGAGGGCACTGGTGCCAGCTAG